One window from the genome of Palaemon carinicauda isolate YSFRI2023 chromosome 24, ASM3689809v2, whole genome shotgun sequence encodes:
- the RpL10 gene encoding large ribosomal subunit protein uL16 — translation MGRRPARCYRYCKNKPYPKSRFCRGVPDPKIRIFDLGRKKADVREFPLCVHLVSDEYEQLSSEALEAGRICANKYLVKNCGKDQFHIRVRLHPFHVIRINKMLSCAGADRLQTGMRGAFGKPQGTVARVRIGQPIMSVRTHDRHKAPVVEALRRAKFKYPGRQKIYISRKWGFTKFDREEYEEMMAIGRIVPDGVSVQYRPEHGPLDKWKRTQLELAGLA, via the exons ATGGGGCGCCGTCCTGCTCGTTG TTACCGCTATTGCAAAAACAAACCGTACCCCAAGTCACGGTTCTGTCGTGGTGTACCAGATCCCAAGATCCGTATCTTTGATTTAGGAAGAAAGAAGGCTGATGTAAGGGAATTTCCCCTCTGCGTCCATTTAGTATCGGACGAATATGAACAGCTCTCATCCGAAGCCCTTGAGGCTGGCCGCATCTGTGCCAACAAG TACTTGGTAAAGAACTGCGGTAAAGATCAGTTCCACATCCGTGTCCGGCTTCATCCTTTCCATGTCATCCGTATCAATAAAATGTTGTCGTGTGCTGGTGCTGATAG ATTGCAGACTGGAATGCGAGGTGCCTTCGGTAAACCCCAGGGCACAGTAGCACGTGTCAGAATTGGTCAGCCCATCATGTCTGTAAGGACCCACGACCGTCATAAGGCCCCAGTAGTCGAGGCGCTCAGACGAGCCAAGTTCAAGTACCCCGGTCGTCAAAAG ATTTACATCTCAAGGAAATGGGGCTTCACTAAGTTCGACCGCGAGGAATACGAAGAAATGATGGCCATTGGCCGTATCGTACCCGACGGTGTGAGCGTCCAGTACCGTCCCGAGCACGGCCCTCTTGATAAGTGGAAGAGAACCCAGTTGGAACTAGCTGGGCTTGCTTAA